From the Flavobacterium galactosidilyticum genome, one window contains:
- a CDS encoding DUF349 domain-containing protein — MLEEKNDNLSRHENEADGNIENNAIATDKSQTEIVENSVAIEPTAIPAENEVIPTRDKALEADAANETQNKIALDAIADSNAEESEDETLKERHAIPMQDYDALSLEALVEELKNLVSTHKVISAKEHIEEIKKSFLAKYNHLLEEKKEDFLAENQDPNEDFQYHSPLKTNFDKYYSIFRDAKNAHFKSLQTNLKTNLETRLAIVEELKELINPQANIKDTLKHFNDLRERWKNAGAIPKDKYNHVWNNFHFHVENFYDYLHLDREARDLDFKHNLEQKQKIVARVEELVKEADINKAFRELQDLHRIWKEDIGPVSREHRDEIWNKFSDLTKQMHDKREVLFENLRGTELENLAKKKDIIAQIEVLATEKVNAHSQWLAQIAKVEALRTAFFSAGKVPSDVNEETWSAFKTAVRNFNSFKNSFYKDIKKDQNDNLSKKTALVAKAKELQESTDFAATTPIMKQIQEEWKQIGHVPRKYSDKIWKEFKDACNHYFEKLKEQKNEENTEEVAAFDNKKAYLETLREFQLVGEHKADLDAIKLHIETWKNFGKVPFPRRHIEGKFNKILDALFEKLNLSKKDTEMMRFANRMDHLSESHDTRKLDNEKIFIMRKIDEVQHEIFQLENNIQFFTNTKNAKKENSIVLEVRKNIAIHKETLAVWKEKLKQLRSLNIE; from the coding sequence ATGTTAGAAGAAAAGAATGATAACCTGTCTCGTCATGAAAACGAAGCAGATGGAAATATAGAAAACAATGCAATTGCAACTGATAAGTCTCAAACAGAGATCGTAGAAAATAGTGTTGCAATAGAACCTACTGCTATTCCTGCAGAAAATGAGGTAATTCCAACTAGGGATAAAGCTCTGGAGGCTGATGCTGCAAATGAAACTCAAAATAAGATTGCGCTAGATGCTATCGCTGATTCTAATGCAGAGGAAAGTGAAGATGAAACCTTAAAAGAGCGTCATGCTATTCCAATGCAGGATTATGATGCACTATCATTAGAAGCGTTAGTTGAAGAGCTAAAAAATTTAGTTTCAACTCACAAAGTGATATCAGCAAAAGAGCATATTGAAGAAATAAAAAAATCATTCCTAGCAAAATACAACCATCTTTTAGAAGAGAAAAAAGAAGATTTTCTAGCTGAAAATCAAGATCCGAACGAAGATTTTCAGTATCATTCTCCACTAAAAACGAATTTTGATAAATATTATTCCATTTTCAGGGATGCCAAAAATGCGCATTTCAAAAGCCTACAAACGAATCTAAAAACGAATTTAGAAACCCGTTTGGCGATAGTTGAGGAGTTAAAAGAATTGATAAACCCGCAAGCAAATATCAAAGACACCTTAAAACATTTTAATGATTTAAGAGAGCGTTGGAAAAATGCTGGAGCAATTCCTAAAGATAAATACAATCACGTTTGGAATAATTTTCACTTTCATGTAGAAAACTTCTATGATTATTTACACCTAGATAGAGAAGCAAGAGATCTAGATTTTAAACACAATTTAGAGCAAAAACAAAAAATAGTTGCTCGTGTTGAAGAATTAGTAAAAGAAGCAGATATTAATAAAGCGTTTAGAGAATTACAAGATTTACATAGAATCTGGAAAGAAGATATTGGACCTGTTTCTAGAGAACATCGAGACGAAATATGGAATAAGTTTAGTGACTTGACTAAACAAATGCACGACAAAAGAGAAGTTTTATTTGAAAATCTAAGAGGAACCGAGCTTGAAAATTTAGCAAAGAAAAAAGATATCATTGCTCAAATTGAAGTACTAGCTACTGAGAAAGTGAATGCTCACTCGCAATGGCTGGCTCAAATAGCAAAAGTAGAAGCGTTACGTACCGCTTTCTTCTCCGCTGGAAAAGTACCGTCTGATGTAAATGAAGAAACTTGGTCGGCATTTAAAACGGCCGTTAGAAATTTTAATTCTTTTAAGAACTCTTTTTACAAAGACATAAAGAAAGATCAAAATGATAATTTAAGCAAAAAAACGGCGCTTGTTGCTAAAGCCAAAGAACTACAAGAGAGTACTGATTTTGCTGCCACAACCCCTATCATGAAGCAAATTCAAGAGGAATGGAAGCAAATAGGACATGTGCCAAGAAAATATTCAGACAAAATCTGGAAAGAATTTAAAGATGCTTGTAATCATTATTTCGAAAAATTAAAAGAGCAGAAAAACGAGGAAAACACTGAAGAAGTTGCTGCTTTTGACAACAAAAAAGCTTATTTAGAAACCTTGAGAGAATTCCAATTAGTAGGTGAACATAAAGCCGATTTAGACGCTATAAAATTGCACATTGAAACGTGGAAAAACTTTGGTAAAGTTCCCTTCCCAAGAAGACATATTGAAGGAAAATTCAATAAAATTCTAGATGCTCTTTTTGAAAAGTTGAACTTAAGTAAAAAAGATACTGAAATGATGCGTTTTGCCAATAGAATGGATCACTTATCTGAAAGTCATGACACACGCAAATTAGATAATGAAAAGATTTTTATCATGCGCAAAATTGATGAAGTTCAACATGAAATTTTTCAATTAGAAAACAACATTCAGTTTTTCACCAATACTAAAAATGCAAAAAAAGAGAACTCTATTGTATTAGAAGTTCGAAAAAACATTGCTATTCATAAAGAAACGCTTGCTGTGTGGAAAGAAAAACTTAAACAATTGAGAAGCTTAAACATAGAATAA
- a CDS encoding superoxide dismutase, with translation MKKLYILIPLLAFCSILQSCNDKKLIEVVEVPLPTVTEQKMLIGSPEDVKANEGSFLLDKLGYTYNALTPAILPETLEMHYSKHYLTYTNNLNKAILGTPLENLTIEEVLAKLDPNDAIMRNNAGGFYNHSLYWKCMAPKAGGEPKSNLAEAIIKDFGSFGNFTTLFKSEANQQFGSGWAWLIVDRYGKLQVTSTANQDNPLMRNALVPGTPILALDVWEHAYYLDYQYRRGNYIDAFFTVINWKKVEENYDAAIRK, from the coding sequence ATGAAGAAATTATATATTCTAATTCCATTATTAGCTTTCTGTAGTATTTTACAATCGTGCAATGACAAAAAATTAATCGAAGTAGTCGAAGTTCCTTTACCGACGGTGACCGAGCAAAAAATGCTTATTGGGTCTCCTGAAGATGTGAAAGCAAACGAAGGTTCTTTCCTGTTAGACAAATTAGGTTATACATACAATGCATTGACACCTGCAATATTACCAGAAACTTTAGAGATGCACTATTCTAAGCATTACCTAACGTACACAAATAACCTAAATAAAGCGATACTAGGGACACCTTTAGAAAACTTAACAATAGAAGAAGTATTGGCTAAATTAGATCCAAATGACGCTATTATGCGAAATAATGCAGGAGGTTTCTATAATCACTCCTTATATTGGAAATGTATGGCTCCTAAAGCTGGAGGTGAACCAAAAAGTAATTTAGCAGAAGCGATTATTAAGGATTTTGGTTCATTTGGTAATTTCACCACCTTATTTAAAAGTGAAGCAAATCAGCAATTTGGTTCAGGATGGGCTTGGCTAATAGTTGATCGTTACGGGAAACTACAAGTGACAAGTACAGCAAATCAAGATAATCCTTTGATGAGAAACGCGCTAGTTCCAGGAACCCCAATATTAGCATTAGACGTTTGGGAGCATGCTTATTATTTAGATTATCAATACAGAAGAGGAAACTATATAGATGCTTTTTTCACAGTTATCAACTGGAAAAAAGTAGAAGAAAATTATGATGCAGCTATTAGAAAATAA
- a CDS encoding alpha-amylase family protein yields the protein MKKTTIVAGISVMLLAMACKTKDLKMNGIQKESVSNKKEVVYQVFTRLFGNKNTTNKRWGTIEENGVGKFNDFTPKALREIKDLGVTYIWYTGVPHHALIRDYTSIGISNDDPEVVKGRAGSPYAVKDYYNVNPDLAVNPANRLMEFEDLIVRTHDAGMKVIIDIVPNHIARKYEGKTNPKGVKDFGADDDTTVEYKRDNNFYYIPNTSFEIPDTDKPLNGESNPLIDGEFKENPAKWTGNGSRLAKPDKNDWYETVKVNYGIRPDGSKDFPQLPEGFYSKSYREHYEFWKDKDVPNSWMKFRDIALYWTAKGVDGFRYDMAEMVPVEFWSYMNSSIKMKNPTAFLLAEVYNPGEYRNYIHLGKMDYLYDKVETYDKLKDIIQGKSLPDGLSNIQNGLADIEHNMLHFLDNHDEQRLASPEFAGSPQKGMPLMVFSTTISTSPTMIYFGQEVGEAANENAGFGTRSRTSIFDYIGVPNHQRWMNYGKFDGGQLSREEKDLRDFYKRLLNFSITSSALTGAFQEIQTLNRKSTAGYDPGIYAFTRWSEVEKLIIVTNFSWVAASKFELKVPSDIIRKWRLKDGNYTLTDQLYKRNSVQLVVLNREGKAEISIAPSESFIFQLNK from the coding sequence ATGAAAAAAACCACTATTGTTGCAGGAATTAGCGTCATGCTTTTAGCAATGGCATGTAAAACGAAAGATTTAAAAATGAACGGAATACAGAAAGAGTCAGTATCCAATAAAAAAGAAGTTGTATATCAGGTTTTTACCCGATTATTTGGAAATAAAAATACCACAAACAAGCGCTGGGGGACCATTGAGGAAAATGGAGTAGGGAAGTTTAATGATTTTACCCCCAAAGCACTGAGAGAAATAAAGGATTTAGGGGTAACTTATATTTGGTACACAGGTGTTCCGCATCATGCTTTAATAAGGGATTATACGTCTATAGGGATTTCTAACGATGATCCAGAAGTGGTAAAAGGTAGAGCTGGATCGCCTTATGCAGTTAAGGATTATTATAATGTAAACCCTGATTTAGCAGTTAATCCAGCGAATCGTTTGATGGAATTTGAAGATTTAATCGTTCGGACTCACGATGCAGGAATGAAAGTTATCATTGATATTGTTCCTAATCACATTGCCAGAAAGTATGAGGGCAAGACTAATCCGAAAGGAGTTAAAGATTTTGGTGCAGATGATGACACTACTGTTGAGTACAAAAGAGATAATAATTTCTATTATATTCCAAATACTTCCTTTGAAATTCCTGATACTGACAAGCCGCTTAATGGGGAAAGTAATCCACTAATTGACGGTGAATTTAAAGAAAATCCAGCAAAATGGACAGGAAACGGTTCGCGTTTGGCTAAGCCAGATAAAAATGATTGGTATGAAACCGTAAAAGTAAATTACGGAATCCGCCCAGATGGTTCTAAAGATTTTCCACAGCTTCCTGAAGGATTTTATTCGAAATCGTATCGGGAACATTATGAATTTTGGAAAGATAAAGACGTTCCTAATTCATGGATGAAATTTAGAGATATTGCTTTGTATTGGACTGCTAAAGGTGTAGATGGTTTCAGGTATGATATGGCTGAAATGGTGCCTGTTGAATTCTGGAGTTATATGAACTCATCTATTAAAATGAAAAACCCAACTGCTTTTTTACTTGCGGAAGTTTATAATCCAGGAGAATATCGCAATTATATTCATTTAGGGAAAATGGATTATTTGTACGATAAAGTGGAAACATATGATAAGTTGAAAGATATTATTCAAGGAAAGTCTTTGCCTGATGGTCTATCAAATATTCAAAACGGTTTGGCAGATATTGAACATAATATGTTACACTTTTTAGATAATCATGACGAACAACGATTGGCAAGTCCAGAATTTGCAGGATCTCCACAAAAAGGTATGCCTTTAATGGTGTTTTCTACGACAATAAGTACATCGCCAACCATGATTTATTTTGGTCAAGAAGTAGGAGAGGCAGCAAATGAAAATGCTGGTTTTGGAACGCGTTCTAGAACATCTATTTTTGATTATATAGGAGTACCCAATCATCAACGCTGGATGAATTATGGTAAATTTGACGGAGGTCAATTGAGTCGAGAAGAAAAAGACTTGCGCGATTTTTATAAACGTTTGCTTAATTTTTCTATTACTAGCAGTGCTTTGACGGGAGCTTTTCAAGAAATTCAAACTCTCAACCGAAAAAGTACGGCTGGTTACGATCCCGGAATTTATGCTTTTACGCGTTGGTCTGAAGTGGAAAAATTGATAATTGTTACTAATTTTTCATGGGTAGCTGCAAGTAAGTTCGAACTAAAAGTTCCTTCAGATATTATTCGTAAATGGAGATTAAAAGATGGTAATTACACTTTGACGGATCAGTTGTACAAGCGAAATTCTGTTCAGTTAGTAGTGTTGAATAGGGAAGGGAAAGCTGAAATTTCAATTGCACCGTCAGAATCTTTTATCTTTCAGTTAAATAAATAG
- a CDS encoding aspartate aminotransferase family protein: MNTDFIKYQAQTSPYPLGMEVSHAIGSYIYDTNNKKYLDFVAGVSACPLGHQHPRVNQAIKDQLDKYSHVMVYGEYSQSPAVEYCKLLASLLPKPLDKTYLVNSGTEAIEGALKLARRTTGRSQLISCHNAYHGNTMGSMSVMGFEERKQVFRPLIPDVDFITFNNEEDLHKITTKTAGIILETIQGGAGFIQPHNDFLKKVRQRCDEVGAMMILDEIQPGFGRTGKLFGFQNYDVVPDILVMGKGMGGGMPVGAFTASAERMDLLSENPKLGHITTFGGHPVIASACLATLKEITETNLMLEALEKEKLFRSLLVHPLIEEIRGKGLMLAAMTKSDHITNEVILKCQDKGLILFWLLFEGTAIRITPPLTISNEEIQEGCKIILEVMDEIYNRE; encoded by the coding sequence TTGAATACTGATTTTATAAAATACCAGGCACAAACGTCTCCATATCCTTTAGGCATGGAAGTTTCACATGCAATAGGTTCTTATATTTATGATACTAACAATAAAAAATACTTGGATTTTGTGGCTGGAGTTTCCGCTTGTCCGCTTGGACATCAACATCCAAGAGTAAACCAAGCTATAAAAGACCAATTGGACAAATATTCTCACGTGATGGTTTATGGTGAATATTCGCAAAGTCCAGCAGTTGAATATTGTAAATTACTAGCTTCTCTCTTGCCGAAACCATTGGACAAAACCTATTTGGTCAATTCAGGAACCGAAGCTATAGAAGGCGCTTTAAAACTTGCTAGAAGAACTACAGGAAGAAGCCAATTGATATCGTGTCACAATGCCTATCATGGTAATACAATGGGTTCTATGAGCGTTATGGGGTTTGAAGAACGCAAACAAGTATTTCGTCCTTTGATTCCTGATGTAGATTTTATCACTTTCAATAACGAAGAAGATTTACACAAAATAACTACTAAAACGGCCGGAATTATTCTAGAGACCATTCAAGGTGGCGCTGGATTTATACAACCACATAATGATTTTCTAAAAAAGGTACGTCAACGCTGCGACGAAGTGGGTGCCATGATGATTCTAGACGAAATCCAACCGGGTTTTGGACGAACAGGAAAACTTTTTGGATTCCAAAACTACGATGTAGTACCTGATATTCTTGTCATGGGAAAAGGAATGGGAGGTGGCATGCCTGTAGGTGCTTTCACAGCTTCGGCGGAACGAATGGATTTATTGAGCGAAAACCCGAAACTAGGACATATTACTACTTTTGGTGGTCATCCTGTCATTGCGTCAGCCTGCTTGGCCACTTTGAAAGAAATTACCGAGACCAATCTAATGCTTGAAGCCCTAGAAAAAGAAAAACTATTTAGATCGCTTTTGGTACATCCTTTGATAGAGGAAATACGAGGAAAAGGATTAATGCTGGCCGCAATGACAAAAAGTGACCACATAACAAATGAAGTGATACTTAAATGTCAAGACAAAGGACTCATTTTATTTTGGCTACTTTTTGAAGGAACAGCGATCCGAATCACACCGCCACTAACTATTTCTAACGAAGAAATTCAAGAAGGTTGCAAAATAATACTTGAGGTAATGGACGAAATTTATAATAGAGAGTAA
- a CDS encoding phosphatidylserine decarboxylase family protein: MFHKEGTQSILLGSIFTAVVLLLTDNFIDTTWLKMVIQIAALLILIIILQFFRNPKRNVIINENQILAPVDGKVVVIEEVYEGEYFKDKRLQISIFMSPINVHVTRYGLSGLVKFSKYHPGKFLVAWHPKASEENERTTIVIENNSFGNVLYRQIAGALARRIVNYAQEGMQVVQGTDAGFIKFGSRVDIFLPLGTPINVSLNQKAVGGKTVIATKK, translated from the coding sequence ATGTTTCATAAAGAAGGAACCCAATCTATTTTATTAGGCTCGATTTTCACAGCAGTTGTACTTTTACTAACTGACAATTTCATTGATACTACCTGGCTTAAAATGGTTATTCAGATAGCTGCGTTGCTAATTCTGATTATCATTTTACAGTTTTTTAGAAATCCTAAAAGAAATGTAATCATCAATGAAAACCAGATTCTTGCTCCTGTTGACGGCAAAGTAGTAGTTATTGAAGAAGTTTACGAAGGCGAATATTTCAAAGATAAGCGTTTGCAAATATCTATTTTCATGTCTCCTATCAACGTACACGTAACGCGTTATGGCTTGAGTGGTTTAGTGAAATTTAGTAAATACCATCCTGGTAAATTCTTAGTGGCATGGCATCCAAAAGCAAGTGAAGAAAACGAAAGAACAACTATCGTAATCGAAAATAACTCTTTTGGCAATGTATTGTATCGTCAAATAGCCGGTGCATTGGCTAGAAGAATTGTCAATTACGCTCAAGAAGGGATGCAGGTTGTACAAGGTACAGATGCTGGCTTTATAAAATTTGGATCAAGAGTTGATATTTTCTTACCTTTAGGCACACCAATAAATGTTAGCTTAAATCAAAAAGCAGTTGGAGGAAAAACAGTTATTGCAACAAAAAAATAA
- a CDS encoding acyl-CoA-binding protein has protein sequence MIEKDLDIRFQEAVKIASKMTQASLPQDVQLRLYALYKHSTKGTIDLKQNPSFHLRDAFKTNAWMQISHLTINDAKEQYIEMIQSLVKK, from the coding sequence ATGATTGAAAAAGATTTAGATATCCGCTTTCAAGAAGCTGTAAAAATAGCTTCTAAGATGACGCAGGCATCTTTACCTCAAGATGTCCAGTTGCGACTGTATGCTTTATACAAGCATTCTACAAAAGGGACTATCGATTTAAAACAAAATCCTTCGTTTCATTTAAGAGATGCTTTCAAAACGAATGCGTGGATGCAAATAAGTCATCTAACCATAAATGATGCAAAAGAACAATACATCGAAATGATACAATCATTGGTTAAAAAATAA
- a CDS encoding tetratricopeptide repeat protein yields MQLSNEEEDYNLSLSKFESMLKTNKVLFFDSEEFEEIILHYLDMGKAALAKKALKLALDQHPKSTGLKLVQVEMLVYDDKLELAEKLLNELYAIEPTNEEIYIQKANIYSKRDQHEKAVELLKIALKYTDDYADVHNLIGMEYLFMDNFESAKESFIKCLEEDLEDQSALYNVVYCFEFLDQNQEAITFLNEYIEKNPYSEIAWHQVGRLHYGVKEYESAIRAFDYATLIDDEFLGAFMEKAKAFERLKKYKEAIESYERTIELDDATSYALLRIGKCHEKLGNKVLALKYFNQTVHEDPLLDKGWIAITDFYVRQKNFQKALFFVNKALAIDNQNRLYWKRFASINKQMNFFEEAEFGYRKAVEFGDYSLDTWLFWVDILQFLGEFESAIQTLLQASEYFPEENEVEYRLAGLYYMLTDTTKAKFHLSNALRLNFENLNLLEEQFPVVWAKKVVQNFIAKHKKI; encoded by the coding sequence ATGCAATTAAGCAACGAAGAAGAAGACTATAACTTGTCCCTGTCTAAATTTGAGTCTATGTTGAAAACCAACAAAGTTCTCTTTTTTGACTCAGAGGAATTTGAAGAAATTATTCTTCACTATCTCGATATGGGCAAGGCCGCTTTGGCAAAAAAAGCACTAAAACTAGCACTAGACCAACACCCTAAATCAACAGGACTAAAATTAGTTCAAGTGGAGATGTTAGTCTATGATGACAAACTAGAATTAGCCGAAAAATTATTAAATGAATTATATGCAATCGAACCAACGAACGAAGAGATATACATTCAAAAAGCAAATATTTACTCTAAAAGAGATCAACACGAAAAAGCAGTTGAATTATTAAAAATTGCTTTAAAATATACAGATGATTATGCTGATGTCCATAATTTAATAGGTATGGAATACTTATTCATGGATAACTTTGAGTCAGCAAAAGAAAGTTTTATTAAATGTCTTGAGGAAGATTTAGAAGATCAATCTGCCTTATACAACGTAGTATATTGCTTTGAATTCTTAGATCAAAATCAAGAAGCTATAACTTTCTTGAACGAATATATCGAGAAGAATCCCTATAGTGAAATTGCATGGCATCAAGTAGGTCGTTTGCATTATGGTGTAAAAGAATATGAAAGTGCGATTCGCGCCTTTGATTATGCCACCTTAATCGACGATGAATTCCTTGGTGCATTTATGGAAAAAGCGAAAGCTTTTGAACGATTAAAAAAATACAAAGAAGCAATTGAAAGCTATGAAAGAACTATCGAATTAGACGATGCTACTTCTTACGCTTTATTACGAATAGGAAAATGCCATGAAAAACTAGGCAACAAAGTCTTAGCGCTGAAATATTTCAACCAAACTGTACATGAAGATCCATTATTAGATAAAGGTTGGATTGCTATAACTGATTTTTATGTGCGTCAAAAAAACTTTCAAAAAGCACTTTTCTTTGTCAACAAAGCATTAGCTATTGACAATCAAAACCGTTTGTATTGGAAACGCTTCGCTTCCATCAACAAACAAATGAACTTCTTTGAAGAAGCTGAATTTGGATACAGAAAAGCAGTAGAATTTGGAGATTACTCGTTGGATACTTGGTTATTTTGGGTAGACATTCTTCAGTTTTTAGGTGAATTCGAAAGTGCTATTCAAACGTTATTGCAAGCATCTGAATATTTTCCAGAAGAAAACGAAGTAGAATATCGTTTGGCTGGTTTGTATTATATGCTAACAGATACGACAAAAGCAAAATTCCATTTAAGCAATGCCTTGCGATTGAATTTTGAAAACCTAAACCTTTTAGAAGAGCAATTTCCAGTTGTTTGGGCAAAAAAAGTAGTACAAAATTTTATAGCAAAACATAAAAAAATATAA
- a CDS encoding shikimate dehydrogenase family protein, with amino-acid sequence MIDIVRKRFGLLGRNINYSFSKGYFTDKFNNENFDGCTYENFDIQEITAFPEIIKNTPNLKGLNVTIPYKETVIPFLDKLSKKAALIGAVNTIKITKKGKLKGYNTDYYGFKKSLEPLLKSHHKKALILGTGGASKGVAFALNELNIPYTFVSREAKENAIDYDRINATTFDNYQIIINSTPVGTSPNTEAYPLIPYEYFTKNHIAFDLIYNPAETQFLKKAKAQGAQIKNGLDMLIFQAEKAWDIWNK; translated from the coding sequence ATGATTGACATAGTAAGAAAACGTTTTGGTTTACTGGGAAGAAATATTAATTACTCTTTTTCAAAAGGGTATTTTACAGATAAATTCAACAACGAAAACTTTGACGGTTGTACCTACGAGAATTTTGATATTCAGGAAATAACAGCTTTTCCTGAAATCATAAAAAATACTCCCAACTTAAAAGGTTTAAATGTTACTATTCCTTATAAAGAAACAGTAATTCCTTTTTTGGATAAACTATCAAAAAAAGCAGCATTAATTGGTGCTGTAAATACCATTAAAATCACCAAAAAAGGAAAACTGAAAGGATACAACACTGATTATTATGGTTTCAAAAAATCATTAGAGCCCTTATTGAAAAGCCATCACAAAAAAGCTTTGATTTTAGGAACAGGCGGCGCTTCAAAAGGAGTTGCTTTTGCTTTAAATGAGCTGAATATTCCGTACACTTTTGTTTCAAGAGAAGCCAAAGAGAACGCAATCGATTATGACAGAATCAATGCAACTACATTTGATAATTACCAAATCATAATCAACTCCACTCCTGTAGGAACAAGTCCTAACACTGAAGCATATCCACTAATTCCGTATGAATATTTCACGAAAAATCATATAGCGTTTGACCTAATTTACAATCCAGCAGAAACCCAATTTCTCAAAAAAGCAAAAGCACAAGGTGCACAAATCAAAAATGGGTTAGACATGCTTATTTTTCAAGCAGAAAAGGCTTGGGATATTTGGAATAAATAA
- a CDS encoding OstA-like protein: MNKPLFFLRYCLLLLITNFVLAQAPKKIIVENSDFADVNQVEIPDALLLIGNVRVNHDGVVMTCNKAYYFQKENYIKAFGNVQMVQGDTLFLNSKYAEYNGNVKKAYASGEAVMSSPDATLTTEIINFDRNTQEVFYETPGTITNKDNTLQSNSGRYYVNQKKFQFLTAVTITNPTYVIKSNHLDYFSNSGHSYLLGPSTITSKANYIYTEKGFYDTKKNLAHFLNKSYIKYDDRVIRGDSLYYDRNREFASATRNVKITDSINRGIIKGHYAEMYKKKDSVFVTKRAVAVNFVENDSVYIHGKKLMVTGKEGNRIIRAFNNVRFYKTDMSGKCDSIHSSTKLGLTKLIGNPILWNGESQITGDIMHLIGNSTTQKLDSLKVLNNTFLVSKDTIGSGYNQVKGQNLYGKFTEGKLHDVDIVKNAEVVYYMRNDAQELIGINKNVSSKINLLLDKNEIETITFFNQVDGDIYPEKDLPESARKLRGLVWRGDEKIKSKDDIFPPEENEDNEKIAKATQSDEAKENVPMKIRKETLNYDKKKSPQSPKGTKVK, from the coding sequence TTGAATAAACCGCTGTTTTTCCTTCGTTATTGTTTACTACTTTTAATCACAAATTTTGTTTTGGCGCAAGCTCCAAAAAAAATTATTGTAGAAAACTCTGATTTTGCCGATGTAAATCAAGTAGAAATTCCTGATGCATTATTGCTAATTGGAAATGTTCGTGTGAATCATGATGGCGTGGTAATGACCTGTAATAAAGCATATTATTTCCAAAAAGAAAACTATATTAAAGCTTTTGGTAATGTACAAATGGTGCAAGGAGACACATTATTCTTAAACAGTAAATACGCTGAATATAACGGAAACGTAAAAAAAGCGTACGCTTCAGGCGAAGCAGTAATGAGTTCGCCAGATGCAACTTTGACAACAGAAATAATAAATTTTGATCGTAACACTCAAGAAGTTTTTTATGAAACTCCTGGTACTATAACCAATAAAGACAATACTTTACAAAGCAATTCAGGACGCTATTACGTTAATCAGAAAAAATTTCAATTCCTGACCGCAGTTACTATCACAAATCCTACTTATGTTATAAAATCAAATCATCTTGATTATTTTAGTAATTCTGGGCATTCCTATCTTTTAGGACCTTCAACAATTACTAGTAAAGCCAATTATATTTATACTGAAAAGGGGTTTTATGACACCAAGAAAAACTTAGCTCATTTCCTCAACAAATCCTATATCAAATACGATGATCGAGTGATAAGAGGCGATAGTTTGTATTATGATCGAAATCGTGAATTTGCCTCGGCAACTAGAAACGTGAAAATTACGGATTCAATCAACCGTGGAATTATAAAAGGACATTATGCTGAAATGTATAAAAAGAAAGACTCCGTTTTTGTAACAAAAAGAGCCGTAGCGGTAAATTTTGTAGAAAATGATTCGGTTTACATTCACGGAAAGAAATTGATGGTAACTGGAAAAGAAGGAAATCGAATTATCAGAGCTTTCAATAATGTGCGATTTTACAAAACTGACATGAGCGGAAAATGCGATTCTATTCATTCGAGCACTAAACTCGGTCTGACAAAATTGATTGGAAATCCTATCCTTTGGAACGGTGAAAGCCAAATAACAGGAGATATCATGCATCTCATAGGAAATAGCACTACGCAAAAACTAGATTCGCTCAAAGTTCTCAACAACACATTCCTAGTTTCAAAAGATACCATTGGCTCAGGCTATAATCAAGTGAAAGGTCAAAATCTCTATGGTAAATTTACGGAAGGAAAACTACATGATGTTGATATTGTCAAAAATGCTGAAGTTGTTTATTACATGCGAAATGACGCTCAAGAACTGATAGGCATCAATAAAAACGTAAGTAGTAAAATCAATCTTCTTTTAGACAAAAACGAAATAGAAACCATTACTTTTTTCAATCAAGTAGATGGAGATATTTATCCTGAAAAAGATTTGCCAGAAAGTGCTCGAAAACTGAGAGGATTAGTCTGGCGAGGTGACGAAAAAATCAAATCAAAAGATGATATTTTTCCGCCAGAAGAAAATGAGGACAATGAAAAAATAGCTAAAGCAACCCAATCTGACGAAGCAAAAGAAAATGTTCCTATGAAAATTCGAAAAGAGACTTTGAATTATGATAAAAAGAAAAGTCCACAATCGCCAAAAGGAACAAAAGTTAAATAA